One window from the genome of Flavobacterium agricola encodes:
- a CDS encoding MBL fold metallo-hydrolase — protein MIIEQIYTGCLAQGAYYIESNKEAVIIDPLREIKPYIEKAKQNNAKIKYVLETHFHADFVSGHIDLARETGATIVYGPTANPEFDAHIATDGEVLQVGDLTITILHTPGHTLESTCFLLADATGKNIALFTGDTLFIGDVGRPDLAQKISADLTQEILAQKLYHSLHTKIMPLADDIIIYPAHGAGSACGKNMSKETFDTLGNQKKVNYALQPMDEATFVEKVLDGLTPPPGYFPENVLLNSKGYENIDAVLQRGSKALKPEEFEQVANETNALILDTRNGQKFMEKFIPNSIFIGIDGGFAPWVGTLITDIKQPILLVADQDRVEEVITRLARVGYDNTLGYLQGGIAAWEAAGKETDTITSLSVAEVAARLENENDVALVDIRKPSEYEAEHVVDINNVPLDYINSNFNQLDKNKTYFIHCASGYRSIIFTSILRARGYQNLIDVQGGFKAIKASDLYKLSSFTCTNAI, from the coding sequence ATGATAATAGAACAAATTTATACCGGTTGTTTAGCACAAGGTGCTTATTATATAGAAAGCAACAAGGAAGCTGTTATTATTGATCCGTTACGAGAAATTAAACCATATATAGAAAAAGCAAAACAAAATAACGCAAAAATTAAATATGTGTTAGAAACGCATTTTCATGCAGATTTTGTAAGCGGTCATATTGATTTAGCTCGTGAAACAGGTGCAACCATTGTTTACGGTCCAACAGCAAATCCTGAATTTGATGCGCATATTGCTACTGATGGTGAAGTTTTACAAGTTGGTGACCTTACCATAACTATTTTACATACGCCAGGACATACGTTAGAAAGTACCTGTTTTTTATTAGCCGATGCTACAGGTAAAAACATTGCTTTGTTTACCGGAGATACGTTGTTTATTGGTGATGTAGGTAGACCGGATTTGGCTCAAAAAATTTCAGCTGATTTAACGCAAGAAATTTTAGCTCAAAAATTATATCATTCTTTACATACTAAAATTATGCCGTTGGCCGACGATATTATTATTTATCCGGCACACGGAGCAGGTTCTGCTTGTGGTAAAAATATGAGTAAAGAAACTTTTGACACCTTAGGTAATCAGAAAAAAGTAAATTATGCTTTACAGCCCATGGATGAAGCAACTTTTGTAGAAAAAGTGCTTGACGGTTTAACACCGCCTCCGGGGTATTTTCCTGAAAATGTACTTTTAAATAGTAAAGGTTACGAAAATATTGATGCAGTTTTACAACGCGGTTCTAAAGCATTAAAACCTGAAGAATTTGAACAAGTTGCAAACGAAACAAATGCTTTAATTTTAGATACCCGAAATGGACAGAAGTTCATGGAGAAATTTATTCCGAATTCAATTTTTATTGGTATTGACGGTGGTTTTGCCCCTTGGGTTGGTACTTTAATTACAGATATTAAACAACCTATTTTATTAGTTGCTGATCAAGACCGTGTGGAGGAAGTTATTACGCGATTGGCTCGTGTTGGTTATGACAATACGTTAGGTTACTTACAAGGCGGAATTGCTGCTTGGGAGGCTGCCGGTAAAGAAACAGATACTATTACAAGCCTTTCAGTAGCTGAGGTTGCTGCACGTTTAGAAAACGAAAATGACGTTGCTTTGGTTGATATTCGTAAACCGTCAGAATACGAGGCAGAACATGTTGTTGATATAAACAATGTTCCGTTAGATTATATCAACTCAAATTTCAATCAGTTAGATAAAAATAAAACATATTTTATTCATTGTGCTAGCGGATATCGTTCTATCATATTTACTTCTATTTTAAGAGCGCGCGGTTATCAAAATTTAATAGATGTTCAGGGTGGTTTTAAAGCCATAAAGGCATCAGATTTATACAAGTTAAGTTCGTTTACATGTACAAACGCGATATAA
- the trxA gene encoding thioredoxin: protein MTLQELIQTTPVVLVDFFAEWCGPCHTLKPILQTVKQHVGDAVKIVKVDVDKYREVAAEYQIRSMPTLLLFKNGELVWRHSGVVGAQDLVRIIEQHK from the coding sequence ATGACTTTACAAGAATTAATACAAACAACCCCGGTAGTTTTAGTTGATTTTTTTGCAGAATGGTGCGGACCTTGCCATACCTTAAAACCCATTTTACAAACGGTAAAACAGCACGTTGGTGATGCGGTAAAAATTGTAAAAGTTGATGTGGATAAATATAGGGAAGTAGCTGCTGAATATCAAATAAGAAGCATGCCTACATTGCTTTTATTTAAAAACGGAGAATTAGTTTGGCGTCACAGCGGTGTTGTAGGCGCACAAGATTTGGTTCGCATTATAGAACAACACAAATAA
- a CDS encoding HopJ type III effector protein has translation MTTQNILDALQKQELIFNDVLAHIENLYEAQPTAFTNGSLKNEGTQNQGSARVLFFAKKEGLSANDTLCLFAEHYQAVLNDPDGEAHQNIRQFMQHGWDGVTFEKDVLIEK, from the coding sequence ATGACTACTCAGAATATATTAGATGCTTTACAAAAGCAAGAATTAATTTTTAACGATGTATTAGCGCATATCGAAAATTTGTATGAAGCCCAGCCTACAGCGTTTACAAATGGAAGTTTAAAAAACGAAGGAACGCAAAACCAAGGTAGTGCAAGAGTTTTATTTTTTGCAAAAAAAGAAGGTTTATCGGCAAATGATACCTTATGTTTATTTGCAGAACATTATCAAGCTGTTTTAAATGATCCTGATGGCGAAGCACATCAAAACATTCGTCAGTTTATGCAACACGGATGGGACGGTGTAACTTTTGAAAAAGATGTTTTAATTGAAAAATAA